The Gordonia sp. KTR9 genome contains a region encoding:
- the aceA gene encoding isocitrate lyase: protein MSNVGKPRTAAEIQQDWDTNPRWKGIKRDYTAEQVAELQGSVVEEHTLARRGAEILWDGVTQGDGSYINALGALTGNQAVQQVRAGLKAVYLSGWQVAGDANLSGHTYPDQSLYPANSVPSVVRRINNALLRADEIARVEGDNSVDNWVVPIVADGEAGFGGALNVYELQKAMIAAGAAGTHWEDQLASEKKCGHLGGKVLIPTQQHIRTLNSARLAADVAGVPTVVIARTDAEAATLITSDVDDRDKQFVTGERTAEGYYHVKNGIEPCIERAKSYAPYADMIWMETGTPDLELARKFAEAVKSEYPDQLLSYNCSPSFNWSKHLDDSTIAKFQNELGAMGFTFQFITLAGFHSLNYGMFDLAYGYAREQMSAFVDLQNREFKAAEERGFTAVKHQREVGAGYFDNIATTVDPNSSTTALKGSTEEGQFH, encoded by the coding sequence ATGAGCAACGTCGGAAAGCCCCGTACCGCCGCGGAGATCCAGCAGGACTGGGACACCAACCCGCGCTGGAAGGGCATCAAGCGTGACTACACCGCCGAGCAGGTCGCCGAGCTCCAGGGCTCGGTCGTCGAGGAGCACACCCTCGCCCGTCGTGGCGCAGAGATCCTGTGGGACGGCGTGACCCAGGGTGACGGCAGCTACATCAACGCACTGGGCGCCCTCACCGGCAACCAGGCCGTGCAGCAGGTCCGCGCCGGCCTGAAGGCCGTGTACCTCTCGGGCTGGCAGGTCGCAGGCGACGCCAACCTCTCCGGTCACACCTACCCCGACCAGTCGCTCTACCCGGCCAACTCGGTGCCGAGCGTCGTGCGTCGTATCAACAACGCGCTGCTGCGCGCCGACGAGATCGCCCGCGTCGAGGGTGACAACTCGGTCGACAACTGGGTCGTCCCGATCGTCGCCGACGGCGAGGCCGGCTTCGGTGGCGCGCTCAACGTCTACGAGCTGCAGAAGGCCATGATCGCCGCGGGTGCCGCCGGCACCCACTGGGAGGATCAGCTCGCCTCGGAGAAGAAGTGCGGCCACCTCGGTGGCAAGGTGCTCATCCCGACCCAGCAGCACATCCGCACGCTGAACTCGGCTCGTCTCGCCGCCGACGTCGCCGGTGTTCCCACCGTCGTCATCGCCCGCACCGACGCCGAGGCCGCCACGCTGATCACCTCCGACGTCGACGACCGCGACAAGCAGTTCGTCACCGGTGAGCGCACCGCCGAGGGCTACTACCACGTGAAGAACGGCATCGAGCCGTGCATCGAGCGTGCGAAGTCCTACGCTCCCTACGCCGACATGATCTGGATGGAGACCGGTACCCCCGATCTCGAGCTGGCTCGCAAGTTCGCCGAGGCCGTCAAGAGCGAGTACCCCGACCAGCTGCTGTCCTACAACTGCAGCCCGTCGTTCAACTGGAGCAAGCACCTCGACGACAGCACCATCGCCAAGTTCCAGAACGAGCTGGGCGCCATGGGCTTCACCTTCCAGTTCATCACCCTGGCCGGCTTCCACTCGCTGAACTACGGCATGTTCGACCTGGCCTACGGCTACGCCCGCGAGCAGATGTCGGCGTTCGTCGACCTGCAGAACCGCGAGTTCAAGGCTGCCGAGGAGCGCGGCTTCACCGCCGTCAAGCACCAGCGTGAGGTCGGCGCCGGGTACTTCGACAACATCGCCACCACCGTCGATCCGAACAGCTCGACCACCGCGCTGAAGGGCTCGACCGAGGAAGGACAGTTCCACTAG
- the ramB gene encoding acetate metabolism transcriptional regulator RamB — protein MSRTYVGSRLRQLRSERGLSQVALAQTLSISASYLNQIEHDARPLTASVLAKITEAFGVDAGFFDSQDDVRLVAELREALLDDDLEASPGALDAQGISAMVTSHPEMAQAMVNLHRRYRIATDQLAAATDERGDRSMRGTISAPHEEVRDYFYQRRNYIHELDIAAEEMTTRMRMHSADIRREIMNRIESVHGISIVRRVDLGDYTLHRFDREARRLEFSASLSAGQRTFKLASELCYLEYQDLLDKLVDEANFSSEDARALGLLGLANYFAAAVVLPYSQFHGAAEDFRYDIERLSAFYAVSYETICHRLSTLQRPNLRGIPWSFVRVDRAGNMSKRQSATGFHFSSSGGTCPLWNVYETFAYPGKIITQIAEMPDGRNYFWVARTVERRATRYGQPGKTFAIGMGCELRHAARVIYSDGLEIGPQAHVTPIGAGCRVCERTNCAQRAFPALGASLRIDEHTSSVSPYMSLTETRAAP, from the coding sequence ATGAGCAGGACCTATGTGGGGTCGCGGTTGCGCCAGTTGCGTTCCGAGCGCGGCCTGTCGCAGGTCGCCCTCGCGCAGACGTTGTCGATCTCGGCGTCGTATCTCAATCAGATCGAACACGACGCCCGGCCGCTCACCGCGTCGGTGCTCGCCAAGATCACCGAGGCCTTCGGCGTCGACGCCGGGTTCTTCGACTCGCAGGACGACGTGCGGTTGGTCGCCGAGTTGCGCGAGGCCCTGCTCGACGACGACCTCGAGGCCTCCCCCGGCGCGCTCGACGCCCAGGGGATCAGCGCGATGGTCACGTCGCATCCCGAGATGGCACAGGCGATGGTGAACCTGCACCGCCGCTACCGGATCGCCACCGATCAGCTCGCGGCGGCCACCGACGAGCGCGGCGACCGCAGCATGCGCGGCACCATCAGCGCGCCGCACGAGGAGGTGCGCGACTACTTCTACCAGCGCCGCAACTACATTCACGAACTCGACATCGCCGCCGAGGAGATGACCACGCGGATGCGGATGCACTCCGCCGACATCCGCCGCGAGATCATGAACCGCATCGAGAGCGTCCACGGCATCAGCATCGTGCGCCGGGTGGACCTCGGGGACTACACACTGCACCGGTTCGATCGCGAGGCGCGACGCCTCGAATTCTCCGCGTCGCTCTCGGCCGGGCAGCGGACGTTCAAACTCGCCAGCGAACTCTGCTACCTCGAGTATCAGGACCTCCTCGACAAGCTGGTGGACGAGGCCAACTTCAGCAGCGAGGACGCGCGGGCGCTCGGACTCCTCGGCCTCGCGAACTACTTCGCCGCCGCGGTCGTCCTGCCCTACAGCCAGTTTCACGGTGCGGCGGAGGATTTTCGGTACGACATCGAACGCCTGTCCGCCTTCTACGCCGTGTCCTACGAGACGATCTGTCACCGGCTCTCGACGCTGCAACGACCCAACCTGAGGGGCATCCCCTGGTCGTTCGTCCGCGTCGACCGCGCGGGAAACATGTCGAAGCGTCAGTCTGCCACCGGGTTCCACTTCTCCTCGAGCGGCGGAACCTGTCCGCTGTGGAACGTCTACGAGACGTTCGCCTACCCCGGCAAGATCATCACGCAGATCGCCGAGATGCCCGACGGCCGCAACTACTTCTGGGTCGCGCGGACGGTCGAACGCCGCGCGACTCGATACGGGCAACCCGGGAAGACCTTCGCGATCGGGATGGGATGCGAACTGCGCCATGCCGCGCGGGTCATCTACTCCGACGGTCTGGAGATCGGACCGCAGGCGCACGTCACGCCGATCGGTGCCGGGTGCCGGGTGTGCGAGCGGACCAACTGCGCGCAGCGCGCTTTCCCCGCTCTCGGCGCCTCACTGCGCATCGACGAACACACCAGCAGCGTCTCGCCGTACATGAGTCTCACCGAAACACGCGCCGCTCCCTGA
- a CDS encoding class I SAM-dependent methyltransferase translates to MESIAQRLMRNQHFAEIYEHRWRPTFTRLFSLGGRSTADFDRALRAYLARPGDRLVLDVACGPGNYTREIADGLTGDGRCIGIDFSTPMLARAAQTNAVGRAAFVRGDAHALPFADNTFDVVTCLAALYLIPDPLPVVDELVRVTAPGGEIVVFTSVTTPLTSLPGVRPLAGVSGYRIFDDHEILERLRRAGVDDVEQTITGQGQFVLARRPDPEATQD, encoded by the coding sequence ATGGAGTCGATCGCGCAGCGGCTGATGCGCAACCAGCACTTCGCCGAGATCTACGAACACCGGTGGCGACCGACCTTCACCCGGCTCTTCAGTCTCGGCGGCCGTTCCACCGCCGACTTCGACCGCGCGCTGCGGGCCTACCTCGCCCGCCCGGGCGACCGTCTGGTCCTCGATGTCGCCTGCGGTCCGGGCAACTACACGCGGGAGATCGCCGACGGCCTCACCGGCGACGGCCGGTGCATCGGCATCGACTTCTCCACACCCATGCTGGCGCGCGCGGCGCAGACCAACGCCGTCGGACGGGCCGCGTTCGTGCGCGGTGACGCCCACGCATTGCCGTTCGCCGACAACACCTTCGACGTCGTCACCTGCCTGGCGGCGCTCTATCTGATCCCCGATCCCCTCCCTGTGGTCGACGAGCTGGTGCGGGTGACCGCGCCCGGCGGCGAGATCGTGGTCTTCACCTCGGTGACGACACCGCTCACCTCGTTGCCGGGCGTCCGGCCGCTCGCCGGGGTGAGCGGATACCGCATCTTCGACGACCACGAGATACTCGAGCGCCTCCGTCGCGCCGGCGTGGACGACGTCGAGCAGACGATCACCGGGCAGGGACAGTTCGTGCTGGCGCGGAGACCCGACCCGGAAGCGACGCAGGACTGA
- a CDS encoding MaoC family dehydratase, protein MTHTTRTFTSVDELKAAIGEDLGSGEWLEITQERVNAFADATGDHQWIHVDPERAKSGPFGTTIAHGYLTVSLLPMIAGKIFTVEGPKLVLNYGMNKLRFPNPVKVGARIRSNAVITSVEETPKGVNVVVTNTVEIEGEAKPACVAENLRVLVF, encoded by the coding sequence ATGACGCACACCACACGGACGTTCACCAGTGTCGACGAACTGAAGGCCGCGATCGGCGAGGATCTAGGGTCGGGCGAATGGCTGGAGATCACCCAGGAACGGGTCAACGCCTTCGCCGATGCGACCGGTGATCACCAGTGGATCCACGTCGACCCCGAACGCGCGAAGTCGGGTCCGTTCGGCACGACCATCGCGCACGGATACCTGACGGTCTCGTTGCTGCCGATGATCGCCGGGAAGATCTTCACCGTCGAAGGTCCCAAGCTGGTCCTCAACTACGGGATGAACAAACTGCGTTTCCCGAATCCGGTGAAGGTCGGCGCCCGGATTCGATCCAATGCGGTGATCACCTCGGTCGAGGAGACGCCGAAGGGCGTGAACGTGGTCGTCACCAACACCGTCGAGATCGAGGGAGAGGCCAAGCCCGCATGCGTCGCCGAGAATCTCCGCGTTCTCGTCTTCTGA
- a CDS encoding lipase family protein, giving the protein MTRTSLRRRIPLRYRTALRHRATWTVGVLLIVVVGLLPAGRAVADPPNMMPLPPPVVDAIDDAVPPPPVARLRTIPPRARAAGFDHHTLELRESILPSPTGDPMFDRWPADLASRAPGDVIATRDVIAAAGPVVTVPLRSATLIKFRSTDAVGAPIYGTATLLIPRRAVGASTPMLVNNLPIDSLGAACTPGYTLAHGFSVATGITDLIPPTTQLALNAGHVVLIPDHQGPRMAYAEPVLAGHVTLDAIRAARRLDPMMLRDSRVAMTGYSGGAIATHGASKLLGEYAPELTDRVVGAALGGVPADFRMLVGSMNANLATGLFHAATFGIARERPEILALANRPARWLASSPMKNVCVLPEAIAGGTFLPMQVLSNDPDPFRSPTAERIYRLTGMADRASATPLLIYHGTHEWWIPAAGARALYREQCAHGTNAAYREIFGEHVTAALLGFPVALDWLDRRLRGEPAVDECRR; this is encoded by the coding sequence ATGACGAGAACCTCGCTCCGCCGCCGGATACCGCTCCGGTACCGGACTGCGCTGCGGCACCGGGCGACGTGGACGGTCGGCGTCCTGCTGATCGTCGTCGTCGGTCTACTGCCCGCCGGACGCGCGGTCGCGGATCCACCGAACATGATGCCGCTGCCACCGCCTGTCGTCGACGCGATCGACGACGCGGTGCCACCACCTCCGGTTGCCCGGCTGCGCACGATTCCACCGCGCGCACGGGCCGCCGGATTCGACCACCACACACTCGAATTGCGCGAGTCGATCCTGCCCTCGCCCACCGGTGACCCGATGTTCGACCGCTGGCCGGCCGATCTGGCTTCCCGCGCGCCGGGCGACGTGATCGCCACTCGCGACGTCATCGCGGCTGCCGGACCGGTGGTGACCGTGCCGCTCCGTTCGGCGACGCTGATCAAGTTCCGGAGCACCGACGCCGTCGGAGCGCCGATCTACGGCACCGCGACCCTGCTGATCCCGCGCCGCGCGGTCGGCGCGTCGACGCCGATGCTCGTGAACAATCTGCCGATCGACTCCCTCGGAGCCGCCTGCACACCCGGATACACACTCGCGCATGGATTCTCCGTCGCCACCGGGATCACGGACCTGATCCCGCCGACGACCCAGCTCGCACTGAACGCGGGCCATGTGGTTCTGATACCCGACCACCAGGGACCCCGGATGGCCTACGCGGAACCGGTACTCGCCGGGCACGTGACGCTCGACGCCATTCGCGCGGCCCGGCGTCTGGACCCGATGATGTTGCGCGACAGCCGGGTGGCGATGACCGGGTATTCCGGGGGTGCCATCGCCACGCACGGGGCGTCGAAGCTGCTGGGCGAGTACGCTCCCGAGCTCACCGATCGCGTCGTCGGCGCGGCACTCGGCGGCGTCCCGGCCGACTTCCGGATGCTCGTCGGGAGCATGAACGCGAACCTGGCGACCGGCCTGTTCCATGCCGCGACCTTCGGCATCGCGCGCGAGCGTCCGGAGATCCTGGCGCTGGCGAACCGGCCCGCTCGATGGCTGGCCTCGTCGCCGATGAAGAACGTGTGCGTGCTCCCCGAGGCGATCGCAGGCGGCACCTTCCTGCCGATGCAGGTGCTGTCGAACGACCCCGACCCGTTCCGGTCGCCGACCGCCGAGCGGATCTACCGCCTGACCGGAATGGCCGACCGCGCGTCCGCGACTCCCCTGCTGATCTATCACGGCACCCACGAGTGGTGGATACCCGCGGCCGGGGCCCGCGCCCTCTATCGCGAACAGTGCGCGCACGGCACCAACGCGGCCTACCGTGAGATCTTCGGCGAACACGTCACCGCAGCGCTGCTCGGCTTCCCGGTGGCCCTCGACTGGCTCGACCGCCGGCTACGCGGCGAACCGGCCGTCGACGAGTGTCGCCGTTGA
- the lpdA gene encoding dihydrolipoyl dehydrogenase, with the protein MAEHFQTVVLGAGPGGYVAAIRSAQLGKKTAVIEEKYWGGVCLNVGCIPSKALLRNAELAHIFNHQAKTFGISGDVSFDFGAAFDRSRKVSDGIVKGVHYLMKKNKITEIDGYGVFTDAKTIKVGDREITFDDVIIDTGSTVKLLPGVELSENVVTYETQILTRELPGSIVIVGAGAIGMEFGYVLANYGVDVTIVEFLDRVLPNEDADSSKALAKEYKKLGIKLLTSTRVQSVTDNGDDVTVTYTDAKDKEGELTVDKVLMSVGFAPRVEGFGLEKTGVELTDRGAIAIDDYMRTNVDGIYAIGDVTAKLQLAHVAEAQGVVAAETIAGVETMTLGDYRFMPRATFCQPQVASFGLTEAQAKDEGYNVKATTFPFSANGKAQGLGETAGFAKLITNADTDELLGGHLVGDNVSEMLPEMTLAHKWDLTAKELARNVHTHPTLSEALQETFHGALGHMINL; encoded by the coding sequence GTGGCTGAACACTTTCAAACAGTTGTATTGGGTGCAGGTCCAGGTGGGTACGTAGCCGCGATCCGGTCGGCTCAACTGGGCAAGAAAACCGCCGTGATCGAGGAGAAGTACTGGGGCGGTGTGTGTCTGAACGTCGGATGTATCCCGTCGAAGGCACTTCTGCGCAATGCCGAACTCGCGCACATCTTCAATCACCAGGCCAAGACGTTCGGCATCAGTGGCGATGTCTCCTTCGACTTCGGCGCGGCATTCGACCGCAGCCGCAAGGTGTCCGACGGCATCGTCAAGGGCGTCCACTACCTGATGAAGAAGAACAAGATCACCGAGATCGACGGGTACGGGGTGTTCACCGACGCCAAGACCATCAAGGTCGGCGATCGGGAGATCACCTTCGACGACGTCATCATCGACACCGGGTCGACGGTCAAGCTGCTCCCCGGCGTCGAACTGTCGGAGAACGTGGTCACCTACGAGACCCAGATCCTCACCCGTGAGCTACCGGGCTCGATCGTCATCGTCGGCGCCGGCGCCATCGGCATGGAGTTCGGCTACGTGCTCGCCAACTACGGCGTCGACGTCACCATCGTCGAGTTCCTCGACCGCGTGCTGCCCAACGAGGACGCCGACTCGTCCAAGGCTCTCGCCAAGGAATACAAGAAACTCGGCATCAAGCTGCTCACCTCCACCAGGGTTCAGTCGGTCACCGACAACGGCGACGACGTCACCGTCACCTACACCGACGCCAAGGACAAGGAGGGCGAGCTGACCGTCGACAAGGTCCTCATGTCGGTCGGCTTCGCCCCGCGCGTCGAGGGCTTCGGTCTGGAGAAGACCGGGGTCGAGCTCACCGATCGCGGCGCCATCGCGATCGACGACTACATGCGCACCAACGTCGACGGCATCTACGCCATCGGCGATGTCACCGCCAAGCTGCAACTCGCGCATGTGGCCGAGGCCCAGGGCGTCGTGGCCGCCGAGACCATCGCCGGCGTCGAGACCATGACCCTCGGCGACTACCGCTTCATGCCGCGCGCGACGTTCTGCCAGCCCCAGGTGGCGTCCTTCGGACTCACCGAGGCGCAGGCCAAGGACGAGGGCTACAACGTGAAGGCGACGACCTTCCCGTTCTCGGCCAACGGCAAGGCGCAGGGGCTCGGCGAGACCGCAGGTTTCGCGAAGCTCATCACGAACGCCGACACCGACGAACTCCTCGGCGGACACCTCGTGGGCGACAACGTCTCCGAGATGCTGCCGGAGATGACGCTGGCCCACAAGTGGGACCTCACCGCCAAGGAACTCGCCCGCAACGTGCACACCCACCCGACCCTGTCGGAGGCGCTGCAGGAGACGTTCCACGGCGCGCTGGGGCACATGATCAACCTGTAG
- a CDS encoding carboxymuconolactone decarboxylase family protein, with the protein MGTPRVAPGGFRELGPINFVFARGAARAIGVDDAHIFSTLGRTKGLFRGWLHFSSRLMPFGALSRKDSEMVIIRVAHLRECDYELDHHRRLGRRAGITADEFDRILEGPDAGWGDRERAILRAVDELVESKDVSDIAWQALSRHLDDRKLIAFTLLVGQYDSLATTIHTLRIQRDTRS; encoded by the coding sequence ATGGGCACACCTCGCGTCGCTCCGGGCGGTTTCCGGGAGCTCGGGCCGATCAATTTCGTCTTCGCGCGGGGGGCCGCACGCGCCATCGGCGTCGACGACGCACACATCTTCTCCACTCTCGGGCGCACGAAGGGGCTCTTCCGCGGCTGGCTCCACTTCAGCAGCCGGCTGATGCCGTTCGGTGCGTTGTCGCGCAAGGACTCCGAGATGGTCATCATCCGGGTGGCCCATCTTCGGGAGTGCGACTACGAACTCGATCATCACCGACGACTCGGCCGGCGGGCCGGGATCACCGCGGACGAGTTCGACCGCATCCTGGAGGGGCCCGACGCCGGATGGGGCGATCGCGAGCGCGCGATCCTGCGAGCCGTCGACGAGCTCGTCGAGAGCAAGGACGTCTCCGACATCGCCTGGCAGGCGTTGTCGCGGCACCTCGACGACCGGAAGCTCATCGCCTTCACCCTGCTCGTCGGGCAGTACGACAGTCTCGCGACCACCATCCACACACTGCGCATCCAGCGCGACACCCGCTCCTGA
- a CDS encoding DNA-3-methyladenine glycosylase family protein: MSAVERVREWTPPWPLDIGATVGLHRRGAGDPAFVYGQDRSVWRAAYTPDGPGTLTVRSDGTTVTGRAWGPGADWLLEQMPDFLGASDDPDALVPRHPVVHELVRRTEGLRLGRTDRVWEALVPAILEQKVVGAEAFRAWRYLLRRFGTPAPGPVPETMRVPPPRAEWARIPSWEWHRSGIEPVRMRTIRGATALDVERHAAKLTVLRGVGRWTEAEALSRALGDPDVVNVGDYHIPKLVGLTLIGEAVDDAGMLELLEPYAGQRQRIIRMVTRGGVRPERRGPRMTIRDYRSF, encoded by the coding sequence GTGAGTGCCGTCGAACGTGTCCGCGAGTGGACACCCCCGTGGCCGCTCGACATCGGGGCGACGGTCGGCCTGCACCGGCGCGGTGCGGGCGACCCGGCGTTCGTCTACGGACAGGACAGGTCGGTGTGGCGGGCGGCCTACACGCCCGATGGGCCGGGCACGCTGACCGTTCGCTCCGACGGCACGACCGTCACCGGACGCGCCTGGGGGCCGGGTGCGGACTGGCTACTCGAGCAGATGCCCGACTTCCTCGGGGCGAGTGACGATCCGGACGCGTTGGTCCCACGTCACCCGGTCGTACACGAACTCGTCCGCCGTACCGAGGGATTGCGCCTCGGTCGCACCGATCGCGTGTGGGAAGCGCTGGTGCCGGCGATCCTCGAACAGAAGGTCGTGGGTGCCGAGGCATTCCGCGCGTGGCGGTATCTGTTGCGCCGCTTCGGTACTCCCGCACCCGGCCCGGTTCCGGAGACGATGAGGGTGCCACCGCCCCGAGCGGAGTGGGCCCGCATCCCGAGCTGGGAGTGGCACCGCAGCGGCATCGAGCCGGTCCGGATGCGGACGATTCGCGGGGCGACCGCCCTCGACGTCGAACGTCACGCGGCCAAGCTCACAGTGTTACGCGGCGTCGGGCGGTGGACCGAGGCGGAGGCCCTGTCGCGTGCGCTCGGCGATCCCGACGTCGTCAACGTCGGCGACTATCACATCCCGAAGCTGGTAGGGCTCACCCTGATCGGCGAGGCCGTCGACGATGCGGGGATGCTCGAGTTGCTCGAACCCTATGCGGGACAACGACAGCGCATCATCCGGATGGTCACGCGGGGCGGCGTCCGGCCCGAGCGGCGCGGACCGCGGATGACCATCCGCGACTACCGGTCCTTCTGA
- a CDS encoding lipase family protein: MPARGVLRLSVRRAAIATTVAVAALGLVAGPTWMSGTADAEPPNLTSVPSQLPADIDAVIPAPPVERLSRIPERSRIPGASHELQELREAIMPSPSGDRFFDDWPAGLAARTPGEVLTTRSVTRVAQSLVFVPLRSARQVKFRTTDANGAPMFGTATLLVPAKAWTGRGARPVLVNNSPIVALGTKCTTGFTYAHGFTNNTNETDLIPPFTQLALDRGYAVLVPDHTGPRMAYAEPFVAGHVILDSVRAAAGVDPANFGRGPIAMVGYSGGAIATHGAAKLAAGYAPDIAGRFVGAAIGGVPADYRSLAGAMNANLASGVFHSAILGVARERPEVLQMSNHLARWLATSEIRNICTDDMGNLGISHLPTQLLSTDPDPFNSAVAEKLFEVTSMADLEASMPLLIYHGRYEWWVPASQARALFAQQCALGATAVYREYGAEHVSAAALGFPDTATWLDDRLRGLPAPNGCRG; the protein is encoded by the coding sequence ATGCCGGCCAGGGGAGTTCTTCGACTATCGGTTCGACGGGCAGCGATCGCGACCACGGTGGCGGTGGCCGCACTGGGACTCGTCGCGGGCCCGACGTGGATGAGCGGTACGGCCGACGCCGAACCGCCCAATCTCACCTCGGTCCCGTCGCAGCTGCCGGCGGACATCGACGCCGTGATCCCGGCGCCGCCGGTCGAGAGACTGTCGCGCATTCCGGAACGGTCCCGCATTCCGGGCGCCTCGCACGAGCTGCAAGAGCTGCGCGAGGCGATCATGCCGTCGCCGAGCGGTGACCGGTTCTTCGACGACTGGCCGGCCGGACTCGCCGCGCGGACACCCGGAGAGGTCCTGACGACGCGGTCGGTGACCCGCGTGGCGCAGTCGCTCGTCTTCGTCCCGCTGCGGTCGGCGCGGCAGGTCAAGTTCCGGACCACCGACGCGAACGGCGCCCCGATGTTCGGCACGGCCACCCTCCTGGTGCCGGCCAAGGCGTGGACCGGACGGGGAGCCCGGCCGGTCCTGGTCAACAATTCGCCGATAGTCGCGCTGGGCACGAAATGCACCACGGGGTTCACCTACGCACACGGATTCACCAACAACACGAACGAGACCGATCTGATCCCGCCGTTCACCCAGCTCGCACTGGACCGGGGTTACGCGGTGCTCGTGCCCGACCACACGGGACCCCGGATGGCCTACGCCGAGCCGTTTGTCGCGGGACACGTGATCCTCGACTCGGTGCGCGCGGCGGCCGGCGTCGACCCGGCGAACTTCGGGCGCGGACCCATCGCGATGGTCGGCTACTCCGGTGGGGCGATCGCCACCCACGGGGCGGCCAAGCTCGCCGCCGGGTATGCGCCCGACATCGCCGGACGATTCGTGGGCGCGGCCATCGGCGGGGTACCCGCGGACTACCGGTCACTCGCCGGCGCCATGAACGCGAACCTGGCCTCGGGTGTCTTCCATTCGGCGATTCTCGGTGTCGCGCGGGAACGGCCCGAGGTCCTGCAGATGTCGAACCATCTGGCGAGATGGCTTGCGACGTCGGAGATCCGCAACATCTGCACCGACGACATGGGCAACCTCGGGATCTCGCACCTCCCGACCCAGCTGCTGTCGACCGACCCGGACCCCTTCAACTCCGCGGTCGCCGAGAAGCTCTTCGAGGTCACGTCCATGGCGGATCTCGAGGCGTCGATGCCGTTGCTGATCTACCACGGGCGCTACGAGTGGTGGGTTCCGGCCAGCCAGGCACGCGCGCTCTTCGCCCAACAGTGCGCTCTCGGTGCCACCGCGGTCTACCGCGAGTACGGTGCCGAGCACGTGTCGGCGGCTGCTCTCGGCTTCCCGGACACCGCGACCTGGCTCGACGACCGGCTACGCGGCCTACCCGCGCCGAACGGGTGTCGCGGCTGA